In Brassica napus cultivar Da-Ae chromosome C2, Da-Ae, whole genome shotgun sequence, the sequence ACATCTGAAGGTAGGAGGGAAATCTTGTGCTTCAAGGAGTTTCATTACGAAGTCCCAAGAGACAGTGTCGAAAGCTTTCTTAATGTCAACCTTCAGCATTGAGCTTTTCTCACAACTTGCTTTACCATAATCTCTTATCAACTCCGAAGAGAGTAGAACATTAGAGTTTTTCGCTTATTGTTGTCGCTTTTCGTGAACTTTAGAGTTTGCTTTTTCCCTATGATggtgttctttttttcttcgtcctcaatatattttttagcGTTAGGCTTCCAACTCCCACCATCGTTGTCCCCGGCGATCCTCCGCTTTGAGTTCCTACCACGACCAATGTTCTTCACTGACACTTGAGTCCTCGTCACGAAATAAAACCACTCGTTCTTCCTGAACAAAGGATGACTGGTATGGTCCAGCAACCATGGCTCCTTATCGTAAACGTTCTTCATAACGATGAAGTCTTCACACTCTTCATCTTTCGACTTGGGTTGTGGATACGTTTCTAACTTGGGTAGTAGATAATATTTTATGAGTTCTTGGTCTTCGGGATCAAAGTAAAGTCCTCCATCTTCATCGTTATTGAACATGGTTTCGTCAGGATCATAGTAAACTCCTCCATCTTCATAGTTATTTGACATCGTTTTAAGGGTTTAGCTCTCAAGTTTGATTCTACAAAAGTGACGTTATAACCTATTGAGTTGTACgtatatatatactactaaggctattttaattttctaaagaaaaattCAGAGGATTATCCTATCATCGATGCAGTTTCCTATTACAAAAACACGGTTTGTtaagagaatcaagaagataATGTTATGATAGATCATATTGATAGATTTGTTTTATGGAATATAATGTTctttatataaattatgaagaTAATGTTATGATAAATCATATTGATAGATTTGTTTTTatgaataattaattatatgatagaTCATATTTTATCAATAGATCGTATATAAATGTTCTTTTTATGAAGATAATGTTATGATAAATCATATGTTGTTAATCGTATATATGTAGATTCCGTTAGGCAAGGAGTGAGCATTCGGGTCTTCGTTCAAGTTCGGTTCAggtattttgagtttttggatATTTGGGTTTAATCTCATAGGTCTTATCTTGAAaacttttcaatttttatacTATGATTCACTACATTCACTCATCCGTGTTtaaaacttttcatttttactatatcttaatttatatcatttacaaatatttatagttacatgattttattttttccccatcaaactatttttaataaaatttataaattatttttaaaatcaataatatGAGAAGACTTCCGGgggttatttttaaaaattatagaatattCCCGAAGGTGTCATTATGgattttttcaataaatttttgacGGATAATCTTGGCGAATTTCTTTGGTCAAAAATTTCTGATGAATTCCTGACGAAAAGGGTTTCCCGACGCTAGACTGACGAATACTTATTCGTCGATAATCCTGAAGCTGGAATAACTCAGAAAGAGAGTGGCGCCTAGCCGTTGAGAACGTCTATTATCTTTATAGAGGGATCGAGAATGGCCTTTTCTAACGGATTTGTTTCCTAGGAATACGTATGTGGGGGAATCAAATGTTTTCTTGTAGGGTTTAAATGGTGATATGGAGAATTAAGGAGAATAATCAATTCCCATTAACTCCTTAAAAATTACACCATTTATAAGAAACAATTGCTGCTATAATTACTTGtcatttcttaaattttaaggAACTATAGAACTAAAAAGTTCCTTACCAAAATTGATATggaacaaaattaataaatattcatttttatttctttaatttcGTTCCTAGTCATTCTTTTCCTACTTATTTCTATTCCTATTTTAAAGGTCACCACGTTGAGTCATAGTAAAGTGGTCCAGAGAGaatatatttggatatattccagatattgtgtttatctattttataatttatttaggCATTTATATTTTAGGGAGAATTTGTCAAAAATGActtaaaacttgattttaaatgtaaaaagtAAATTCACACCGAATCTGCAAAACTAACCCAAGAAGATAGTGAAAttacaattatctttttatgaccaaacaaaaacttGTATACACTTTTACAAATATAACTCTGTGAAGTCTTCTTTGTGGTTAGTGAAGAATTCTTTGAGAAGACTTCTCTTCTCGGgtattagatcttaaaaataatttataaattttataaacaagatTTTGAATGGGGGAGATTTGaaatcatataattataaacatttctaaatgatgtaaatttatatatactaaaattagattgttttcaatatagatgagtgaatgtagattgagtcataaagttttttatttagggtttggtaacatatgttgttatagtattgtttgtatttttaagtgtggattttaaaatattaactttaaaaataaaaataaatctgaCCTACATGtatttagttttgtgtatattaaacactttataagttgattttaattttaatgaattgttttttgctatttagttagttatttgattGAATTAGGGTTTGGAAGACTTACCAGAAGACTTCTGACATATAATGCCATTCTAGAAAACTTCgtttccgcctaaattttagtagaatttaggttttTTGCCTAAAGTGAAGTCTTCTCATGAATTAGACcttaaaaacaattttgtaaattttattaaaaaaatattttgatagggaaaaaattgaaatcatttaataataaacatttctaaatcaagtaaatttatatttacaaaaattgaattatttccAACATAGACGAGTGAATGTAGATGAGACAACTACTTCATGTCTCACCTCCATGGCTTCTCTTATGATTATTCTCAGACTAACTAGCTTGTTGGCTTTTCTGTATAGACTGCACTGTTGACTTCGCTTCCAAGCAACTCAATGGTTATAAACCCTTCTGTACAGCTTggtcaaaattttcttttttgtttcccTCGCCAATATTGTTATGACTAACGTATTATATCTGTTTACTGATTTGTGGTCGTGGACAGTTGAGGTTTAGACTGACCCGACGGCCCATACCATTTATTTCTTAAGATGGTAAAGATTTATATAATTTCCGAAATTTTACAATGCTATAAACAATTTGTTACACCGGAATTTACAGATTACAACAACCCAACTCAAGTGAATACAAGAACCAACCAACTCAAGCGAATATATGCTATCAAGACGACCTAATACAAGGAAAAATAGAACTTAAACAACAAAGGAGAAGAAGTAGACCAAATTTTCTAAGGCAAACACTCTCTTACACCAGTACTGCATTATGAATTCAATTTAAAAcatgcagaataataaaagtACGTAGCATTGTAAAGGTCATATCATTGACCTACTAGTAATTCATGCAGTTATATTGTAGCTAACTTATTACCCAACTATTCACAAAACGTATGAATTGATTCTCTTTGTTTAATGAAAAGAGTTAATCACATAATTGAAACTATTTTACAAACAATAAAGAATAACTTTGAGAAACATTAAGAAGATTTTCAATAAGTGTTCACACTTCTTGTGTTTGTACATGAAAACTAAAAGCTTTCGGTGGAGTTGAAAAGATGTTCAGCAAGCTCCTGGTTCATCACTTGatattcatcttcatcatcatccacCTCTATTGGTAGAGATTTATCGCCAAGCCTAGCTGGAGGATCACTAGATTGAGAAAGACCGTACGTTGGTGGCTCTTGTTGATCATCTTTCTCCGTTGTTTGTTGATCATCCAATCCCGTTCTTGCGAATCTTTCAACGAGCTCTCCAGTCCCATCTTCTTCTGCGTCATGTGTCACATCCACGGCTtcaacttcttcatccttaGAATTGCTTATCTTGCGAATCTTGCACAGGACCAGTTCTTGAAACGTATTTTCGTCCGGTAGCGAATACTCGTGCATAATCCAGCTACTATTGCTCCCAGGAACAACAGCAGAAGTGCCGTCTCCTCTCTTCTGTCTCTTATTGTTGTCGCTTTTAGTGAACTTTAGAGTTTGCTTTTTCCCTATGATggtgttctttttttcttcgtcctcaatatattttttagcGTTAGGCTTCCAACTCCCACCATCGTTGTCCCCGGCGATCCTCCGCTTTGAGTTCCTACCCCGACCAATGTTCTTCACTGACACTTGAGTCCTTGTCACGAAATAAAACCACTCGTTCTTCCTGAACAAAGGATGATTGGTATGGTCCAGTAACCATGGCTCCTTATTGTAAACGTTCTTCATCACGATGAAGTCTTCACACTCTTGTTTTGACTTGGGATGTAGATACGTTTCTAACTTGGGTAGTAGATGATATTTGATGAGTTCTTGGTCTTCAGGATCAAAGTAAAGTCCTCCATCTTCATCGTTATTGAACATGGTTTCGTCAGGATCATAGTAAACTCCTCCATCTTCATAGTTATTTGACATCGTTTTAAGGGCTTAGCTCTCAAGTTTGATTCTACAAAAGTGAGGTTATAACCTATTGAGTTGTACGTATATATACTACTAAGgctattttaattttctaaagaaaaattCAGAGTATAATCCTATCATCGATGCAGTTTCCTATTACAAAAACACGGTTTGTtaagagaatcaagaagataATGTTATGATAGATCATATTGATAGATTTGTTTTATGGAATATAATGttctttatataaattataaagataATGTTATGATAAATCATATTGAtagattttgttttatgaataatgctatgataaatcatattttgttaatagatcgtatataaatattctttttatgaAGATAATGTTATGATAAATCATATGTTGTCAATCGTATGTATATGAAGATACCGTTAGGCTAGGAGTGAGTGTTCGGGTCTTCTTCgagttcggttcgggtattttgagtttttggatatttgggtttagtcgttcttatttgaattttataaatatcggGTTGGATTGGTAAAtaacattttggattcagataTATTTTATATCTCTGTAGGACTCATTTTGAATTCGGATTTATTTCATGTATGTTAATATTGATTCAGATTCGGATAGTTtagatattatataaaaattgcaTAGAATGAAGtatttaaaaaacttatttaaaatttaaacacttATTTTGGAtacaattcatttttttattcagATATATTTTATACTACCCTACATAATCCATTCTGTATTTTACAGCTCATACAGAATATGTATTCAGATTTTTTGGTTCGGTATTTTGTTTGGATTTCGTTAGACTATGAGTGAGCGTTCGGATTTGGAAAAAGTTTTTCTGGAATTTTCGAGGAAATCCCGACAaaatttttaagaaacaaaaataatgacttctaaaacaaaaaaaaaatgaattctgTCGGGAATTTTTAAGGATATCCCAACGAAATTTTggcgaaacaaaaaaaaaagacttctaaaacaaaaaaaacatgaattcCATCCAGAATAttcaatggaaaaaaaaatatgactttCGTCGAGAATCAGTCAGAAATTCCCGACGGAtttccaaagaaagaaaaaaaagactcaATATAACAACTTAGGgtcttgaaaatataaaaattaagggACTAACGGTTTCAATAAAATTACCAGATAATATGGTAAGTGTAAAAACAAGTTTGGACGAGTACACaaacaatattattttcaagTAACATCACCTAAGGATATAACTCAATTGTATCATAAAGTTCTAGTTAACATCGTATATATTGATAGATTTGTTTTATGGAATATAATGTTctttatataaattatgaagaTAATGTTATGATAAATCATATTGATAGATTTGTTTTTatgaataattaattatatgatagaTCATATTTTATCAATAGATCGTATATAAATGTTCTTTTTATGAAGATAATGTTATGATAAATCATATGTTGTTAATCGTATATATGTAGATTCCGTTAGGCAAGGAGTGAGCATTCGGGTCTTCGTTCAAGTTCGGTTCAggtattttgagtttttggatATTTGGGTTTAATCTCATAGGTCTTATCTTGAAaacttttcaatttttatacTATGATTcactacattcactcatctgtGTTGAAAACTTTTCAGTTTTactatatcttaatttatatcatttacaaatatttatagttacatgattttattttttccccatcaaaatatttttaataaaattaataaattatttttagaatcAATAATATGAGAAGACTTCCGGgggttatttttaaaaatgattgaaTATTCCCGACGGTGTCATTATGgattttttcaataaatttttgacGGATATTCTCGACGAATTTCTTTGGTCAAAAATTTCTGATGAATTCCTGACGAAAAGGTTTTCCCGACGCTAGACTGACGAATACTTATTCGTCGATAATCCTGAAGCTGGAATAACTCAGAAAGAGAGTGGTGCCTAGCTGTTGAGAGCGTCTATTATCTTTATAGAGGGATCGAGAATGGCCTTTTCTAACGGATTTGTTTCCTACGAATACGTATGTGGGGGAATCAAATGTTTTCTTGTAGGGTCTAAATGGTGATATGGAGAATTAAGGAGAATAATCAATTCCCATTAACTCCTTAAAAATTACACCATTTATAAGAAACAATTGCTGCTATAATTCCTTGtcatttcttaaattttaaggAACTATATAACAAAAAAGTTCCTTACCAAAATTTATATGGAacaaaagtaataaatattcatttttatttctttaatttcGTTCCTAGTCATTCTTTTCCTACTTATTTCTATTCCTATTTTAAAGGTCACCACGTTGAGTCATAGTAAAGTGGTCCGGAGAGaatatatttggatatattccagatattgtgtttatctattttataatttatttaggCATTTATATTTTAGAGAGAATTTGTCAAAAATGActtaaaacttgattttaaatgtaaaaagtataattcatACTGAATCTGCAAAACTAACCCAAGAAGATAGTGAAATTACAATTATCtctttatgaccaaacaaaaagttGTATGCACTTTTACAAATATAACTCCGTGAAGCCTTCTTTGTGGTTAGTGAAGTATTCTTTGAGAAGACTTCTCTTCTCGGgtattagatcttaaaaataatttatatattttataaacaagatTTTGAATGGGGGAGATTTGaaatcatataattataaacatttctaaatgataaaaatttctaaatgatgtaagtttatatatactaaaattatattgttttcaatatagatgagtgaatgtagattgagtcataaagttttttatttagggtttggtaacatatgttgttatagtattgtttgtatttttaagtgtggattttaaaatattaactttaaaaataaaaataaatctgaCCTACATGTATTTAGTTctgtgtatattaaacactttataagttgattttaattttaatgaattgttttttgctatttagttagttatttgattGAATTAGGGTTTGGAAGACTTACCAGAAGACTTCTGACATACAATGTCATTCTAGAAAATTTCGTTCCCgtctaaattttagtagaatttaggttttTTGCCTAATGTGAAGTCTTCTCATGAATTAGACcttaaaaacaattttgtaaattttattaaaaaaatattttgataggaaaaaaattgaaatcatttaataataaacatttctaaatcaagtaaatttatatttacaaaaattgaattattttcaacatagatgagtggaTGTAGATGAGACTACTTCGTGTCTCACCTCCATGGCTTCTCTTATGATTATTCTCAGACTAACTAGCTTGTTGGCTTTTCTGTATAGACTGCACTGTTGACTTCTCTTCCAAGCAACTCAATGGTTATGAACCCTTCTGTACAGCTTggtcaaaattttcttttttgtttcccTGGCCAATATTGTTATGACTAACGTATTATATCTGTTTACTGATTTGTGGTCGTGGACAGTTGAGGTTTAGACTGACCCGACGGCCCATACCATTTATTTCTTAAGATGGTAAAGATTTATATAATTTCCGAAATTTTACAATGCTATAAACAATTTGTTACACCGGAATTTACAGATTACAACAACCCAACTCAAGTGAATACAAGAACCAACCAACTCAAGCGAATATATGCTATCAAGACGACCTAATACAAGGAAAAATAGAACTTAAACAACAAAGGAGAAGAAGTAGACCAAATTTTTCTAAGGCAAACACTCTATTACACCAGTACTGCATTATGAATTCAATTTAAAAcatgcagaataataaaagtACGTAGCATTGTAAAGGTCATATCATTGACCTACTAGTAATTCATGCAGTTGTATTGTAGCTAACTTATTACCCAACTATTCACAAAACGTATGAATTGATTCTCTTTGTTTAATGAAAAGAGTTAATCACATAATTGAAACTATTTTACAAACAATAAAGAATAACTTTGAGAAACATTAAGAAGATTTTCAATAAGTGTTCACACTTCTTGTGTTTGTACATGAAAACTAAAAGCTTTCGGTGGAGTTGAAAAGATGTTCAGCAAGCTCTTGGTTCATCACTTGatattcatcttcatcatcatccacCTCTATTGGTAGAGATTTATCGCCAAGCCTAGCTGGAGGATCACTAGATTGAGAAAGACCGTACGTTGGTGGCTCTTGTTGATCATCTTTCCCCGTTGTTTGTTGATCATCCAATCCCGTTCTTGCGAATCTTTCAACGAGCTCTCCAGTCCCATCTTCTTCTGCGTCATGTGTCACATCCACGGCTtcaacttcttcatccttaGAATTGCTTATCTTGCGAATCTTGCACAGGACCAGTTCTTGAAACGTATTTTCGTCCGGTAGCGAATACTCGTGCATAATCCAGCTACTATTGCTCCCAGGAACAACAGCAGAAGTACCGTCTCTTCTGTCTCTTATTGTTGTCGCTTTTAGTGAACTTTAGAGTTTGCTTTTTCCCTATGATggtgttctttttttcttcgtcctcaatatattttttagcGTTAGGCTTCCAACTCCCACCATCGTTGTCCCCGGCGATCCTCCGCTTTGAGTTCCTACCCCGACCAATGTTCTTCACTGACACTTGAGTCCTTGTAACGAAATAAAACCACTCGTTCTTCCTGAACAAAGGATGATTGGTATGGTCCAGTAACCATGGCTCCTTATCGTAAACGTTCTTCATCACGATGAAGTCTTCACACTCTTGTTTTGACTTGGGATGTAGATACGTTTCTAACTTGGGTAGTAGATGATATTTGATGAGTTCTTGGTCTTCAGGATCAAAGTAAAGTCCTCCATCTTCATCGTTATTGAACATGGTTTCGTCAGGATCATAGTAAACTCCTCCATCTTCATAGTTATTTGACATCGTTTTAAGGGCTTAGCTCTCAAGTTTGATTCTACAAAAGTGAGGTTATAACCTATTGAGTTGTACGTATATATACTACTAAGgctattttaattttctaaagaaaaattCAGAGGATAATCCTATCATCGATGCAGTTTCCTATTACAAAAACACGGTTTGTtaagagaatcaagaagataATGTTATGATAGATCATATTGATAGATTTGTTTTATGGAATATAATGttctttatataaattataaagataATGTTATGATAAATCATATTGAtagattttgttttatgaataatgctatgataaatcatattttgttaatagatagtatataaatattctttttatgaAGATAATGTTATGATAAATCATATGTTGTCAATCGTATGTATATGAAGATACCGTTAGGCTAGGAGTTAGTGTTCGGGTCTTCTTCgagttcggttcgggtattttgagtttttggatatttgggtttagtcgttcttatttgaattttataaatatcggGTTGGATTGGTAAAtaacattttggattcagataTATTTTATATCTCTGTAGGACTCATTTTGAATTCGGATTTATTTCATGTATGTTAATATTGATTCAGATTCGGATAGTTtagatattatataaaaattgcaTAGAATGAAGtatttaaaaaacttatttaaaatttaaacacttATTTTGGATacaattcatatttttttattcagatATATTGTATACTACCCTACATAATCCATTCTGTATTTTACAGCTCATACAGAATATGTATTCAGATTTTTTGGTTCGGTATTTTGTTTGGATTTCGTTAGACTATGAGTGAGCGTTCGGATTTGGAAAAAGTTTTTCGGGAATTTTCGAGGAAATCCCGACAAAATTTTTAAGAAACAGAAATAATGacttctaaaacaaaaaaaaaaatgaattccGTCGGGAATTTTTAAAGATATCCCAACGaaattttggaaaaacaaaaaaaaaagacttctaaaacaaaaaaaacatgaattcCATCCAGAATATTCAATGGAAAAAAATATGACTTTCGTCGAGAATCAGTCGGAAATTCCCGACGGATttccaaagaaagaaagaaaagactcAATATAACAACTTAGGgtcttgaaaatataaaaattaagggACTAACGGTCTCAATAAAATTACCAGATAATATGGTAAGTGTGAAAACAAGTTTGGACGAGTAAACACACAATATTATTTTCAAGTAACATCACCTAAGGATATAACTCAATTGTATCATAAAGTTCTAGTTAACATCATATATACTGATATAGATGATTAACAGAATTCaaagaaaagtttttaaaattgattttaaggGTTTTGTTAGTGTGTGGTTATAATAAACCTTTATCTACTGGATGTATAACCAACATGGATTctcgataaaaaaaaatttcctggTCTTAAATTACAATACGTcgggaatttacgacgaattcccGACGGGTCATATTTTCGGGCCGACCAATGAAATACATACACATTCCCGACAGATACCATCGGGAATCCGAAAAAAATACCGGAAATTTTGAACACCAAAATTTTTTGTTACAgcagaaataaaaatttttgaCGGATTCTTGACGAATATTTTCCATTGGGAAATTTCAAAACATATCAAACACACCTTCTTTCTCATCTACTACCTCTCTCTATACAATCACAAACTCCCCTCTCTCGCCATTCTCTCCCAAAATTGACTCCATCCCATAAAATCATCTCTAAATCAtgtaacttttctttttaatgagATTGTTAGATTAAAAACATGTTAGGTTGTTGATTTTAGATAGATTTGAAAGTTAGATTTAGGGATTTTGAATTTAGATTTTGGATTGTAAGGTGgttttttaagattttgttgTTTGTGTTAAGTTTTGTTAGTTTTaggaataatattttatgtttattaaattaataagatGTTTTTCAATAAACTGATTATTACATTTTAAACtaacatattaatttttaaacgcttttataaaccattttttaaattttccacATGAAAAAACGTACTTACAAATGTtttaat encodes:
- the LOC125582139 gene encoding NAC domain-containing protein 96-like, which codes for MSNNYEDGGVYYDPDETMFNNDEDGGLYFDPEDQELIKYHLLPKLETYLHPKSKQECEDFIVMKNVYNKEPWLLDHTNHPLFRKNEWFYFVTRTQVSVKNIGRGRNSKRRIAGDNDGGSWKPNAKKYIEDEEKKNTIIGKKQTLKFTKSDNNKRQKRGDGTSAVVPGSNSSWIMHEYSLPDENTFQELVLCKIRKISNSKDEEVEAVDVTHDAEEDGTGELVERFARTGLDDQQTTEKDDQQEPPTYGLSQSSDPPARLGDKSLPIEVDDDEDEYQVMNQELAEHLFNSTESF
- the LOC106448562 gene encoding NAC domain-containing protein 6-like, producing MSNNYEDGGVYYDPDETMFNNDEDGGLYFDPEDQELIKYHLLPKLETYLHPKSKQECEDFIVMKNVYDKEPWLLDHTNHPLFRKNEWFYFVTRTQVSVKNIGRGRNSKRRIAGDNDATTIRDRRDGTSAVVPGSNSSWIMHEYSLPDENTFQELVLCKIRKISNSKDEEVEAVDVTHDAEEDGTGELVERFARTGLDDQQTTGKDDQQEPPTYGLSQSSDPPARLGDKSLPIEVDDDEDEYQVMNQELAEHLFNSTESF